The region CTCCCAAGTGACAGCACCATTTGCCCGCACGACAGCGCGACTTCCCCGCAAGGAGGCGAAATTGGCCATGGACGCCATCACTTCGGTCCCGGTGCCCTACAACGAGCCGGTCAAGGGCTATGCGCCCGGATCGCCGGAACGGGAGTCGCTGCAAAAGCGCATCGCGGAGCTGGAGTCCGACCGCGTCGAGCTCACCCAGACCATCGGCGGCACGCAGCGGATGGCCGGCGGTGAGCGCTTCGACGTCGTGCAGCCCCACGACCACCAGCACGTGCTCGGCACCTCCGCGCAGGCCACCTCGCAGGACGTGGCCGAGGCCGTGCAGGCCGCCAAGGACGCCGCGCCCGCTTGGGCCGCCACCCCCTTCGACGAACGTGCCGCGGTGCTGCTGCGCACCGCCGACCTGCTGGCCGGACCGTGGCGCGACACCATCAACGCCGCCACCATCCTGGGCCAGTCCAAGTCGGTGCAGCAGGCCGAGATCGACGCCGCCTGCGAGTTCATCGACTTCCTGCGGTTCAACGTGCACTACGCACGCCAGATCATGGCCGAACAGCCGCGCTCGGTACCCGGCGAGTGGAACCGGCTGGACTACCGCCCGCTGGACGGCTTCGTCACCGCCATCACCCCCTTCAACTTCACCGCCATCGCGGGCAACCTGCCCACCGCCCCGGCGCTGATGGGCAACACCGTGGTGTGGAAGCCCACGCCCTCGCAGCAACTCGCCGCGCACTTCACCATGCGGCTGTTCGAGGCCGCCGGACTCCCGCCGGGCGTGATCAACCTGGTCACCGGGCACGGCCAAGCCGTCAGCGAGGTCGCGCTGACCGACCCCGGCTTCGCCGGCCTGCACTTCACCGGCTCCACCGCCACCTTCAAGAAGCTGTGGCGCACCATCGGCGAGAACCTGGACAACTACCGCTGCTACCCCCGCATCGTCGGGGAGACCGGCGGCAAGGACTTCATCGTCGTGCACCCCTCGGCCAACCCGGCCCCGCTGGCCGCTGCCTTCGCTCGCGGCGCCTTCGAATACCAGGGCCAGAAATGCTCGGCGGCCTCCCGCGCCTACGTGCCGCGCTCGATCTGGGACGCCGGACTGCGCGACGAGCTGGCCGACCTGACCCGCAGCATCCGCTACGGCGACGTCACCGACTTCGCCCACTTCGGCGGCGCCGTGATCGATGCCCGCGCCTTCGCCAAGCACAAGGCGGCGCTGGACCGGGCCGCGCGGGAATCGTCCATCGAGGTGCTCGCCGGCGGCGGTTACGACGACTCGGTCGGCTACTTCGTCGAGCCCACCGTGCTGGTCTGCGACGATCCGAGCGACGAGGTGTTCACCACCGAGTACTTCGGGCCGATCATCGCCGTGCACGTCTACGACGACGCGAAGTACTCCGAGATCCTCGACATCGTCGACTCCTCCAGCCCGTATGCGCTGACCGGCGCGGTGTTCGCCACCGACCGCAGCGCCATCGAGCTGGCACACCACAAGCTGCGCGGCGCCGCCGGCAACTTCTACGTCAACGACAAGCCGACCGGCTCGATCGTCTCCCGCCAGCCCTTCGGCGGTAGCCGGGCCTCCGGCACCAACGACAAGGCCGGCTCGTTGCTCAACATCCAGCGCTGGACCAGCCCCCGGGCCATCAAGGAAACCTGGGACGCCCCCACCCAGATCGCCTATCCCCACATGGGCTAGGAGCGAGGGCACCCTGGACCGAGTCGCTCCAGGGTGCCCCTCCACCCCGAAGTTCCCGCTCCGAACCCTTTGCCGGTGTCGTCCGGCGAACCGCGGCACGCATTCTCGACTTGCAGGCAACGCGGAAGGCAGGAGATCCCCACCCCCCGAACACAGCTGCACGAAGGAGACCCACGATGCTGCGCAGCACCTTGCTGGCCGCCGCCCGTTCCCAGGGCGTGCGCCGACTCGTGGAGGCCAACCCGCTGACCAAGCCGGTCGTCGCGCGGTTCGTCGCCGGCACCACACCCGAGGACGCGGTCCGGGCCACCCGGACCCTGCGTGACCGCAACATGTACGTCACGCTCGATCACCTCGGCGAAGACACGCTCGATGCGCAGCAGGCCGCCGACACCGTCCGCGCCTACCAGGAGATGCTGCAGGTGCTGTCCACCGAGGGTCTGGCCGACCGGGCCGAGGTCTCGGTGAAGCTTTCCGCGGTCGGGCAGTTCCTGGCCACCGACGGGGAGAAGATCGCCCTCGACAATGCGCGGCTGATCTGTGAGGCCGCGGCCGCCGCCGGGACCACGGTCACCCTCGACATGGAGGACCACACCACCACCGACTCGACGCTGGGCATCCTCCGCGACCTGCGGGTGGACTTCCCGTGGGTCGGCGCGGTGCTGCAGGCTTACCTGCACCGGACCGAGCAGGACTGCCGCGACCTGGCGACCGAGGGCTCCCGGGTGCGGCTGTGCAAGGGCGCCTACTCCGAGCCCGCATCGGTGGCCTACCAGGACAAGGCCGAGGTGGACCGCTCCTATGTGCGCTGCCTGAAGATCCTGATGGAGGGCGCCGGCTACCCGATGGTGGCCAGCCACGACCCGCGGATGGTGGCGATCGCCGCGGATCTGGCCACGCGGGCCGGGCGCAGCGCGGACAGCTACGAGTTCCAGATGCTCTACGGCATTCGGGCCGAGGAACAGAAGCGGATCGCCGCGGCGGGCAACAAGCTGCGGGTGTACGTGGCCTACGGCGACGAGTGGTACGGCTACTTCATGCGCCGCCTCGCCGAGCGCCCGGCCAACCTCGTTTTCTTCCTCCGGTCCCTGATCTCGCAGAACTGATCCGGCGGCGCCGGACCACGCCGCGATTTCCATGGAAATCGCGGCGCATCAAGGGGGCTACCACCTGTAGTCCAGGAATTTCCCGTCCAGGGTGACCACCACGCGGTCGCCCTCCGGATCCAGCCGGCGCTCGACGTCGATCTTGAAGTTGATCGCGCTCATGATCCCGTCGCCGAACTCCTCGTGGATAGCCTCCTTGATTGCCCCGCCGTAGACCTGCAGAACCTCGTAGAACCGGTAAACGGTCGGATCCGTCGGTACTACCTCGGTAGTGCCGCGATACGGCTGCCGCCGCAACGCATCGACGGTCGCCTGGTCGAGATCGAGCAGGTCGGCGACCTTCTCTGCGTCCTCGCGCCCGACCGGGTGCTGGCCGAGCAGCGCGGCGATGGTCCACAACAGCGGCTTGTCGATCGCTTCCGAAATCTCCCGCCAGGAGACCTCGCGCCGAGCCCGCTCGGCCGCGATGAGCTCGCCCGCTTCGAGTTTGCCGATCATGACAACCGACTCCCATTCCGGTGCGCCGCAACAAAAATTCGCCGACCGCTGTTCGACCATACCCAGCGCCGACCGCCGCAGCACCTCGTGCGAGGCACGCGGCCGCCCGTCGGATTTACTTCTCCTGGCGGATGAGTTTCTTGTTCACGAACTCCGCCATGCCGTACTTGCCGAGTTCACGGCCGATGCCCGACCGCTTGACCCCGCCGAACGGCAGATCCGCCTGCGAGCCCGCGAGCCCGTTGATCCACACCATGCCGGTGTCGAGCCGGTCGGCGACCGCACGCGCCTTGTCGACGTCCTGGCTCCAGACGGCGCCGCCGAGGCCGTACGGGGAGCTGTTCGCCAGCTCCACCGCCTCGTCCTCGTCGGACACCTTGTACACGACGGCGGCCGGGCCGAAGAGTTCCTCGGAGTAGGCGCGCATCTCCGGCGTCACGCCGGTGATCACGGTCGGCTCCACGTAGGCACCGGGCCCGTCGACGGCCTTTCCTCCGACGTGCACCGTAGCGCCCTTGTCGATCGCATCCTGGATCTGCTCCATCAGGCGGTCGGCCGCTTCCCGCGACGACAGCGGGCCGAACCTGGTCGACGGATCCAGCGGGTCGCCCGGGGTCACCTTCGCGACCTGCTCGGTCAGCGAGGCGACGAAACCCTCGTAGAGGTCTTCCCGCACGATGAACCGCTTCGGCGAGTTGCACGCCTGCCCGGCGTTGCCCATCCGGCCCGCGGCGGCCAGCTTCGCCGTCTTCGCCAGATCGTCGGTGTCGAGCAGGATGAACGCATCCGAGCCACCGAGCTCAAGCACGCATTTCTTCAGGTGGCGGCCGGCGATCTCCGCCACGGCCGAGCCGGCGCGCTCGCTCCCGGTCAGCGAAACACCCTGATTGCGCGGATCCGCGATGATGTCGGCGACCTGGTCGTTGGTGGCGAAGATGTTGATGTAGGCGCCTTCGGGCAAGCTGGCATCCGCGAAGACCTGTTCCATCGCCAGCGCGGCCTGCGGACAGTTGGGCGCATGCTTGAGGATGATGGTGTTGCCGAGCATCAGGTTGGGCGCGGCGAACCGCGCCACCTGGTAGTAAGGGAAGTTCCACGGCATGATGCCGAGCAGCGACCCGACCGGTGCCGACCGCACGACAGCAGTGCCGCCGCTGACCGAAAGCTCCTCGTCGGCCAGGAAGCCCGGGCCCTCGGTGGCGTAGTAGCGGTAGATGCTCGACACGATGTCGATCTCGCCCTGCGCCTGCCGGAACGGCTTGCCCATCTCGGTTCCGATGATCTTGGCGAGCTCGTCCTTTCGCTCCTGGTAGATCTCCGCGACGCGGCTCAGCACCGCCGAACGGGTCCCGACCGGGCTGAGCCGCCACGACCGGTAGGCCTCGTACGAGGCCGCCAGGGCCGATTCGACCTCCGCCGAGGTTGCCGTCGGGAACTCCTTCAGCAGCTCGCCGGTCGCCGGATTCACCGTCTTGTAAGAAGCCATGAACTTAACGTACCTAAGCACCTGCGATCCGACTGATGTCCGGCTCACGGGCCACTCGGATGGTCGCCGACCCGTGCGCGACGGACCTTGGCCTCTATGAAGCGGGCAAGGCTCGGCGGAAGGTCGGGGCGTCCGAGCCCCGCACGGCAACCACGGGGCTGCCACGATCGAGGATCGGGGATCAGCCATGTCCACCACGAACGCCGCCCACTCGACGGCGTTGACCCGGGCGTCGGAAACGAACGGCAAAACCGGAGACACCGCGGCAAGCGGCCCCGGCAACGGATTCAGCATCACCAGCAGTCGACACGGCATCAAGGTGGAGCTACCGGGCGTGGCAACCATCCCGCTACCTCCGGCGGATGTGCTCGCCTACCTCGCCGGCGTGGTCGTCCTGGCTGGTACTGGGCTGCTGTCCTGGCCGGTGGCGGTCACCGTGGGCACGGGTCACGTGCTCGCCCACAACCGGCACCGCCTGTTGCTGCGGGAGTTTGGCGAGGCACTCGAAGAGGCTTGACGTTCGCGGCAGCGCCTGATCGACGCGCGGAAAGGATTCGGGACTCGTAGATTTGCCGGGTGGCGAATCACCGCCGTGACCCGGCCACTCCCGCTGGGGAACGGGCCGACCGACTGCCACGAGGCTTGGTCGTGCTCCTGGGGATGGCGTCGGCCGTCGTTGTCGTCGCCGGGGTACGGACGGCCTCCTGGTTGATCGCGCCGACGTTCCTCGCGCTGGTCATCGTCATCGCCACCAACCCGGTGCCGGTGTGGTTGATCCGCAAGGGGTGTCCGCGCTGGCTGGCCACCCTGACCCTGATCTTGGTGGTCTACGCGGTGCTGATCGCGTTCGCCCTGGTGGTGGTCGTCTCGGTCGCGCGCCTGGCAACGATCCTGCCCGAGTACGCGCAGCGCGCCGACGCCCTCGGAGCCGAGCTGAGCAAGGCGCTGGCGAAGTTCGGCATCGGGCCGGAACAGATCAAGGCCGCCGGGAGCACGGTCAACTACGGTCAACTCGCCGGCTTCATCGGCACGTTGCTGTCCGGCATCGCAAGCGTAAGCACCAACCTGGTGTTCCTCCTCGCGCTGCTGCTGTTCCTGGGCATCGAGACCGGCGGGGTCGGCCGCCGGATGGAGATCGTGTCCACCTACCACCCGAGGATGGCCGGGGCGCTGGGCGGCTTCACCCACGGCACCCGCAGCTACCTGGTGGTGTCGACGGTCTTCGGCCTGATCGTCGCGGTGCTCGACACCATCGCGCTGGCCCTGCTCGGGGTGCCGCTGCCGGTTCTGTGGGGCCTGCTGGCTTTCGTCACCAACTACATCCCCAACATCGGGTTCATCATCGGCCTGCTGCCCCCGGTCCTGCTCGCCCTGCTGGAGGGCGGCTGGCAGCTCGCCATCGTCGTGACCGTCGTCTACATCGTGCTCAACTTCGTGGTGCAAAGCCTGATCCAACCGCGCGTCGTCGGCGACGCCGTGGGCCTGTCGGTGACCGTGACGCTGCTGTCGCTGGTGTTCTGGACCTGGGCGATCGGGCCGCTCGGAGCGGTGCTCGCCGTCCCATTGACGCTGCTGGCCAAGGCGCTGCTGGTGGACAGCGATCCGCGGGCGGCGTGGGCGAGCGCCTTCCTGGTCTCCGACCGGGTCAGCGCCGAGCGGGCCGAGAGGAAATCGCCGCGCACCGAAGGCAATTGAGAGTGTCCACATCGGACATCAGCATGTAACGCCCGTTCGAAGGCGATCTCCACTCGGACGATTCCGATCTTCCCACGCTTGCGGCCGTGAGAGCCAAAGGGCAGATCCCGCCGGAAAAAGGTCAACCCGCAGGTTCTTTCGCTCGGCGGCATCGCGCCTCACAACCTGGACGAAAAGGTGCTTTTGACATTCCGCGAGAGCTGGCGGCGGAGGCATACGAGAGGTGGCAGAAATCGAGCTGACCGATATCCCCCTGCCCGAAAGGGAACGGTGTCTGCACTAAGGTTGTAGCTCGGCTTGCGGATGATGTTGACTCTTTCCGGATCAAGACGAAGAAGATCCGGAGGATCGAAGTGTTACGAATTCTGCGCCCCAAGGTGATCGCCGGGATGGTCGCCGCTGCCGCAGCGGTTGGTGCGGGCGTGGCGATGTCGGTCCCTGCGGGCGCGGTGGCCAATGCACGGGACGCCGAGGACGGCGCGTTTCCGTTCGCCGTCAAGTTCTTGATGAGCGACATCCCGAAACCGGACGGCAGCACCTACGACAGCGCTTGCTCCGGCGCGCTGATCGATCCGCAGTGGGTGATCACGGCCGGGCACTGCTTCCACGATGTCGACCGCAAGCCGGTGAGCGGGCCGACGCCGTATGCGACGACCGCGATCGTCGGACGCACGGACGACGCCGAGGCGGACAAGGGCCATGAGGTGGACGTCGTGGAGGTCCGGCAGTCGCCGGTGAGCGACGTCGCGGTCGTCAAGCTGAAGAAGCCGATCAAGGACGTGCGCCCGCTGGCGCTGCGCTCGGCCGCGCCGCGGCCCGGGGAAACCCTGGTGCTGGCGGGCTGGGGCCAGGAGTCCGCCGACGCGACCGAGCCCGCCACCCACCTGCAGGTCGGCAAGGTCCGGATCCAAGAGGTGCAGGACAAAATCACGACGGTCACCGGCAGTTGGCCGAGCGCGGACACCAGCGCCTGCCCGACCGACTCCGGGGCGCCCTACTTCGAGAACCACCGCGGCGCGAACGCGCTGGTGTCGGTCGAGAGCGGCGGTCCGGAATGCCCGCACGCCCAACAGGAGAGGACGTCCAGAGTGGACGTCATAGCGGACTGGATCAAGAAACAGATCAACGAATCATATTGATTGGTCTTGGGATGGGGCCGGGCGGCAAGGTGGTGGGGCGCCGGTGCTGACAACACTGCACCACAGGCAGCTCCGGTCCAACTCCGCGATACGGGTAGCGACCTGTTGCAGCTGCTGACTCCGCTGTCGCTGATTCACGATTATTGCGATTGCTAGGGGCATGAACGGCAACCAGCTCGACGTCGCACTCGGGCTCCGGCCACACCAGCACGTGGTCTTGTCCGCTGCCGCGGCCGTCGGCTGCTGCTCGATCGCGAGAACGAGTCCTTCATGTCACTCGACCTGCTGTACCGAGTCTACGCAAGATCGACGGCTTACCGTTCCCGACTCTGCTCGGAACCCAGGTTCGCAGTGCTGGGTGGAGTGCCGTGGTGTCTTGACCATTTAGGCGATACACAGCCAAAGCGGCATCGGTCAGCCCGCTGATCATTAGCCTGGACCGGCCTCGTCGAGGCAGAACTCCAGGGAAGGAAATACACTGTGCCGGACGGATTTCGCGTCGACCTCGGGGCACTGAAAGACGCAGGGGTGTCGAAAACCTGGCCAAGGACGCCCTTGAGATCTCCGGGCGGCTCACCGAGTGCGTCAAGTCGTACGAGGAACTGGATCAAGGAGCGCAAGACCGCTTTGACCAGATCCTTCAAGCCGGCGGCGACGGGGTCTGGCCGATCGCCTCCCACCAGACCGGCTGGAGAAGTACCGCACCCTGAGTCGTGTCGGTGAGTAATCGATCCTGGTCGACTTGTTGTCGGCGAGCCTGGTTACTCGGCAGATCCCGGTCAGTCCTTCCGAACGGGATGCACTGGCTGCTTTACTGAACTGGTTCCGCCCGGCTGTGGTTGCCGATCTCGCGTACATCCGCGACCGCGAGAACACGCTCGCCTCGCTGAACGTCACCGACCGGCCCTGAGCGGTCTTTGTATCCATTACTAGGCACCCTCAACGAGGTCCGCTCGTGGCCCATGCGGACCTGGAGAGCGAGAAGTGGGTCTCCGAGCTGCACGAGGACTACGCCGAGTCCACGGTGTCGTCGGGATTCGCGACGTTCTTGGAAGCCCTGTGGGCGGCCTCCGTAGCGGCGCTGACCGCCGCCGAGCGCGCCCAACTCATGATGTGGTTTCCGCGCCTGCGGGACACCCTTGAAAACAGCAATGGCGGACCCGTTCAAGATCGCATCGCCATTTCATCGCCATTTGCGAGCTGACAGCGAGCCCGCCCCAATAGGAGGAGCAGGGCGGTTGACCTAACTTCGCGGCGAGGCGAATGCGCGCCCACACGGTGCCGTGCTCGGTGAGCGAATCGGTGTCGTATCGGTAGTCGCAGTGGTTTACGACCCACGTTACCGCTGGGCGCAGTCCCGCCGCGTAGCGCTCGGCGTAGTACAGAGCGCTATTCTGATCCGAACCGCGAACACCGCCTGTCCTGCGTCCGACCGCCATTCGGTGCCGGTCCTTCGCCTCGACGACAACTAGGTCCCGCGCGTACGGGGCAGGTGTCGTCACGGTGACATCCGGAGTGAGCTCGCCATCTGGAGTCACGCGCTTAGACACGCCCGAACCGCTCACGAACTTCCTGACTGGCTCCACGAAGCCCTCACAGCAGTCCGCAACGCTGCCCCACCAGGACTACCCAAAACAGCAATCAGCCGCATCGCCGCCCGAAGACTCGGTCCAGCCAGCTACCACTACATCGACAACGCAACAGCATGGGACCTACAAAGTCACCGACAACGGAACCAGCTACCTCAACAGCACGTGAGTTGAGCCCACGAGTCACCTTCACGTACTTGAAGAGCGGCACGAGATGCCGGAACCGATGCCTTAAGCGACCGGATCACCTCCACGTGCATGGAGAACGGTCCGTTAGCGTGGTGCCAATGAGCACCGTCAGCGCTGCTGGCGCGACCGCCAGCGGCGTGCTCGGTGCTGACTGAGCGATATCATGGGATCGCGGGAGTTCACCGATGCTGTGAAACCGTTGTTCCGAGTTCAGCACGCATAGCCTTCTTGGTCGCTTCTACCGCGTGTTCGAGGTCCTTCATTGCTTCGTCCACGACAGCGCTTTCCCGAGGATTTCCCGGCGCTACCCGGGCAAGCCTTTCAGCCGCACGGCCGGACAGTTCCGCACATTCGCGAACGGGTTCGTCTGCGACAAGTTCAACAGAACCCACACTTGCGTGAAATTCATCAACAATCGAGACTCTATCTCCGGATTCTGACCAGTCACGAATTCGCCGCAACCGGTTCGCGGCCCGGATGTAATCGGCATAAATCGTGGACCTGCGTTCCTCGGTTTGCTGATGACGTTCGAAGTGGTTGCGTCGACGCTCCCGGCGGTTCGCCATCCACTGGGTTACCAGGACCCCTAACACACTGATCAACGAGGTGATAGCCGCGCTCCACCACGGCGCCGATGAACCCATGCCATGATCTTAGCGGAGGGTGTCGGCGCGTGGCTGCGAAGCGGGCTCGGCCGTTCCGTCGATTCGCACGACTAGACTGAGAGTCCCAGCCGTGAAGCAGTCCGGGAGAACGTCCGTTGTCATCACATGCATGGCCGAAACCACTGATCAGCCCGCGCGCGTCGCAGTGGTCGACCATGCCCACCTCGCGGAGGGTCCTGATCATCGTACACACGGTCGCCTCGGCGAACCGTCTGCGCGACGTACTACCGGTGTTCGATTCGGATCATCGGATCCAGCTTGTCTTTACCTGCCCTGGCTCATCGGCCGTATCCACCGGTGTTGCCGAATTTCTCGCTGAGGCCGACGTTCCTGTGATCGCGTGGGAGCATGCACTGCTCTCAAAGTTCGATCTGGCGATATCAGCCAATCACACAGGAAATCTTCATGAGATCAATGCACCGTTAGTGATTATCTCTCATGGAATCGGATATACTAAGACAATAGCCGGGAGCCGGGAGCCGGGAGCCGGGAGCCGGGAGCCGGGAGCCGGGAGCCGGGAGCCGGTATATGGCCTGTCAGCACAGTCCTTGCTGCATGCCGGACGGCTTGTTCCGGACCGGCTCATCCTCTCCCATGAGGAGCAGCTCGAACGACTGGCAAAGGAAGTCCCGGAAGCTGTTGAGGCGGCCGTTCTTGCCGGGGATCCCTGCCTGGACCGTATCCAGGCCAGTATCCCGCTGCGCCACCAATATCGGTATGCACTCGGCGCGGACGAGGACACCACGGTCGTAGTCGTCTCGTCGACGTGGCGGGCCGGTTCTCTGATCAACACATGGCCCACCTTGTTCAGGCAGTTGCAGGCCGAACTTCCGCTTGATTCGTACCTTGTGGTCGGCGTTCTGCATCCCCACATCTGGTTCGCCCACGGACAGGCGCAGGTACGGTCCTGGCTCGCCGAGTGCGAACGCGCCGGACTTCGCCTCATCCGCCCGGAAGAAGGCTGGCAGGCGGCGCTGGTGGCAGCCGACGTGGTTATCGGCGACTACGGTGCCGTGACGTGTTACGCGACGGCTCTGGATGTTCCCCTCGCGCTGGCGGCGTTCGCGGAGGAGGCGGTCGC is a window of Saccharopolyspora phatthalungensis DNA encoding:
- the pruA gene encoding L-glutamate gamma-semialdehyde dehydrogenase, which codes for MDAITSVPVPYNEPVKGYAPGSPERESLQKRIAELESDRVELTQTIGGTQRMAGGERFDVVQPHDHQHVLGTSAQATSQDVAEAVQAAKDAAPAWAATPFDERAAVLLRTADLLAGPWRDTINAATILGQSKSVQQAEIDAACEFIDFLRFNVHYARQIMAEQPRSVPGEWNRLDYRPLDGFVTAITPFNFTAIAGNLPTAPALMGNTVVWKPTPSQQLAAHFTMRLFEAAGLPPGVINLVTGHGQAVSEVALTDPGFAGLHFTGSTATFKKLWRTIGENLDNYRCYPRIVGETGGKDFIVVHPSANPAPLAAAFARGAFEYQGQKCSAASRAYVPRSIWDAGLRDELADLTRSIRYGDVTDFAHFGGAVIDARAFAKHKAALDRAARESSIEVLAGGGYDDSVGYFVEPTVLVCDDPSDEVFTTEYFGPIIAVHVYDDAKYSEILDIVDSSSPYALTGAVFATDRSAIELAHHKLRGAAGNFYVNDKPTGSIVSRQPFGGSRASGTNDKAGSLLNIQRWTSPRAIKETWDAPTQIAYPHMG
- a CDS encoding proline dehydrogenase family protein, with amino-acid sequence MLRSTLLAAARSQGVRRLVEANPLTKPVVARFVAGTTPEDAVRATRTLRDRNMYVTLDHLGEDTLDAQQAADTVRAYQEMLQVLSTEGLADRAEVSVKLSAVGQFLATDGEKIALDNARLICEAAAAAGTTVTLDMEDHTTTDSTLGILRDLRVDFPWVGAVLQAYLHRTEQDCRDLATEGSRVRLCKGAYSEPASVAYQDKAEVDRSYVRCLKILMEGAGYPMVASHDPRMVAIAADLATRAGRSADSYEFQMLYGIRAEEQKRIAAAGNKLRVYVAYGDEWYGYFMRRLAERPANLVFFLRSLISQN
- a CDS encoding S1 family peptidase; translated protein: MLRILRPKVIAGMVAAAAAVGAGVAMSVPAGAVANARDAEDGAFPFAVKFLMSDIPKPDGSTYDSACSGALIDPQWVITAGHCFHDVDRKPVSGPTPYATTAIVGRTDDAEADKGHEVDVVEVRQSPVSDVAVVKLKKPIKDVRPLALRSAAPRPGETLVLAGWGQESADATEPATHLQVGKVRIQEVQDKITTVTGSWPSADTSACPTDSGAPYFENHRGANALVSVESGGPECPHAQQERTSRVDVIADWIKKQINESY
- the cynS gene encoding cyanase, whose amino-acid sequence is MIGKLEAGELIAAERARREVSWREISEAIDKPLLWTIAALLGQHPVGREDAEKVADLLDLDQATVDALRRQPYRGTTEVVPTDPTVYRFYEVLQVYGGAIKEAIHEEFGDGIMSAINFKIDVERRLDPEGDRVVVTLDGKFLDYRW
- a CDS encoding AI-2E family transporter; protein product: MANHRRDPATPAGERADRLPRGLVVLLGMASAVVVVAGVRTASWLIAPTFLALVIVIATNPVPVWLIRKGCPRWLATLTLILVVYAVLIAFALVVVVSVARLATILPEYAQRADALGAELSKALAKFGIGPEQIKAAGSTVNYGQLAGFIGTLLSGIASVSTNLVFLLALLLFLGIETGGVGRRMEIVSTYHPRMAGALGGFTHGTRSYLVVSTVFGLIVAVLDTIALALLGVPLPVLWGLLAFVTNYIPNIGFIIGLLPPVLLALLEGGWQLAIVVTVVYIVLNFVVQSLIQPRVVGDAVGLSVTVTLLSLVFWTWAIGPLGAVLAVPLTLLAKALLVDSDPRAAWASAFLVSDRVSAERAERKSPRTEGN
- a CDS encoding NAD-dependent succinate-semialdehyde dehydrogenase; the protein is MASYKTVNPATGELLKEFPTATSAEVESALAASYEAYRSWRLSPVGTRSAVLSRVAEIYQERKDELAKIIGTEMGKPFRQAQGEIDIVSSIYRYYATEGPGFLADEELSVSGGTAVVRSAPVGSLLGIMPWNFPYYQVARFAAPNLMLGNTIILKHAPNCPQAALAMEQVFADASLPEGAYINIFATNDQVADIIADPRNQGVSLTGSERAGSAVAEIAGRHLKKCVLELGGSDAFILLDTDDLAKTAKLAAAGRMGNAGQACNSPKRFIVREDLYEGFVASLTEQVAKVTPGDPLDPSTRFGPLSSREAADRLMEQIQDAIDKGATVHVGGKAVDGPGAYVEPTVITGVTPEMRAYSEELFGPAAVVYKVSDEDEAVELANSSPYGLGGAVWSQDVDKARAVADRLDTGMVWINGLAGSQADLPFGGVKRSGIGRELGKYGMAEFVNKKLIRQEK